In the genome of bacterium, the window GGCGTATGATGCTTTGGGTCAAATCCGGGTTGATTTTTACGCCATGGTTGGTTCTGAGACCTGGTTCCGGCTTTCCGACTGGGCTTTTCAGAAAGCGTATGATCTCAATGGTATGAATGCCTATATTCATCGCCATATGGGAGGTCTGTATAAATTAAAAGCAGCTAAATCTTTGGGTGAAGAAAAAGCAGAATACTATGATAGGGCGGAACGGCAATATCTTTTGGGAATTGAAAAAGCGCCGCAAAAAGCATTACTCTATTTTGAATTGGGCAATCTTCTGCGCGATGCCGGGCGCATGGATTCAGCTGAACGTGCCTGGCGGGAGGCAATTGCGCTGGAGCCCAATTATGCAGCTGCGCACAGTAATTTAGGTGTCGCCCTGGAGATTCGCGATGAACTGATTGATGCGGAAAAAAGTTATAGGCGTGCTTTGGATGTGAAGGTTTTTGCAGCGGGTGCTGAGGGGAAATATGAATTGGAGCTGCTCACACTCAACTGGGCAGTGGTGCACTCGAATTTGGGACATTTGTATGAACAGCAGGCCCGCTGGATTGAGGCCTATACCGAATATAAAAAAGTTCTGGTTTTAGAGCCGGAGAATGCTTTGGCACAAAAACGTCTGGAAAATCTACAAAGAATCTTACCATGACACGGGAACCCCATCACCACGACTCCAGTCTAAATTTAGGGCAAGCAAATGATCGTAAATTGATTGATCAAACACTATCCGGCCACAATGAGGCCTTTGATGTCTTGGTCACACGTTATCGGGATCGTATCTATTCGCTGGCATATCATATGCTTTCAAATGCTGAAGAGGCCCAGGATATTGCACAGGAAGTCTTTGTCCGGGCGTATAAAAACCTGTCGAAATTCCGGCATGAATCAAGTTTTTATACGTGGCTTTACCGTATTGCGGTCAATATTGTTTATACCCAGGCCAAAAAAGCATCGCGTCGGCGGGAACTTTATGATCAGGCATTTAAGGATCTGAGGATGAAACCGGGAAAAATGCCTGAGACACCGGAAGGGTTGGCACAGTTAGAGGAGTTGAAAGAAATGATTCTAAGGGCGATTAGACAACTTGATCCGCGTTTCCGTCAGGTGCTGATTTTAAAGGAAATTGAAGGGCATGATGTCTCTGAGGTGGCAAAGATGCTTAAGCTGCCGCAAGGGACGGTTAAATCGAGATTATACCGCGCCCGGGAAGATTTAAGACATATTATCCAGTCCTGGAAAGCGTATTCGTCGGAGGGCACGACTGAATGAAGTGCGATAAACGGCAACAAAAAATTAGTCGATATGTTTTACAAATACTGTCGCCGAAAGAGATGTCGGAGCTGGAGGCGCATTTGAGTCGCTGTCCGGCCTGTTGGGGGCAATTGGAACAGGAAAAGGCAATTCAGAATGCGATCAATGGCATGGGTTCTGTTTCTGCGCCGGATGGGTTTAATCAGGCTGTTTGGCGAAAAATCAATACACCTGTCTACACACCTGAATTGAAAAATAGGTTTAAATGGCTGCCCGTGACTGCCGGCGCGATGGCGCTGGCAACTGCGGTATTTGCAGTGGTGGCTTACCGGGTATTCATTTCACCCCAGGTGCGGCCGGTTGAATCCAAGACGGTTGTTTCCCTGGAAAAGGGAACGGTGCAGTCTGCGGACGCGGTTTTTTGTGAAGGGGTTGCGGCAAAAACCATTGTGGGTGAAAAGATTGAAAAAAAAATAAAAATAACCAAACAATTCCTTCCAAAAGAAGACGTGAAAATAGAGGTGACTGCCGCTGAACAAATTCGGATTGATTCATCCACGGTGGTGCTTACACCTGGCGTACCGGTTGCGGGAAGTTTTGTAAGAGGACCGGCCAAAGATGCGCGTACTGACCAAACGGGGAAACCTGCGTTTCAAAGGCCGGAGAAGTTATCACATCAACCGGCAGGATCGATACCCGCATCCGAACCAATAAGGCGCAGCGCAGCAAGTAGCGGGACACCGCAAATTGCCGATAGTGCAACGTTGGTATCGGCGATTCGCCACGTACGGATTTATAATAATAAAATACATAGCAACCGTGGAGAAAAAGTCAGACTGGAATTTACCATGGTCTTACCCGGCCGCGTATCAGCCGGAGTTTTTTCTAAAGAAGGGCGTTTGGTAAAAGATCTTATGGACCGGCAGCTTGCGTCGGGAGAACAGCATCTCGAATGGGATGGCACAGACCGGCACGGACAGAAAAGCGCCAGCGGTATTTATATACTGGTTCTAAGTGGTGATATTGAAACCCGCCGGTTTAAACTGGTGGTCGTGAAGTAGGTTTGCTGCGGAAGTTGTCATCTCCCGCAAAGAATCCAATCAGTTGTGCTCGTCGCAAAGTCCCGTGCTTTCGATCAGGGAATTGAATAAAAGGAAGCGTGCCCCTCCGGTTAATCTGCAAACATATTTCTCCGAATATCCGGGTACTCATCTTAATAGCTCGACCTGGCTATTGTGTGGTTTTTGCAGCATCACATGGGCCGGACCTTTGTGCATTGTTTCTCTTTTTTGCTGTAAAGGGTCCTTCTGAATAGTACGGGGACGTGAAAATAACAGCCTACAATGATCCGCCGGGCTGCTAAAGAGCCGGCCAGGCCATACCCATGCAGCGCATTCATTCAACAATACACAAAAGTCTGATCACAACGTACAAAGAATCCGGATTTTCATGTTTTTTCGGAGAGATTATTTCAACTCATGGATTAATTGAATGGCATCCATCCAGGCAGGCCAGGCTTTAAGCGCTTTTTGTGCCCATTGATAGGCTTCCCTACGGCGGTGGGGATCAGATTTGATTGTTTCCGCCAGCATGTAGGCGGTACGGGCGAACATTTTATTTCTACCGCGGGGGAAGTGTTTAAGCGCTTTGCGGAACATCTGTTCGGCATTTTGATATTGTTTGTTCTGCAGGGCCAAAACACCTAGATTGTACCAGGCACCGGAGTGGTTCGGTGCGCGGTCAATGACCGCTTGGAATGCCTGTTCAGCAAGTTTTGGGTCATTGGTTTTTAAATAAAGCTCCCCCATAAAGAAGCGGGGTAAAAATGCTTGCGAAGTAATTTCCGCCGCCCGTTTCGCTTCCTGCAATGCCAATACCGGTCTGGCAGGGTTGAAATACGGTGATTTCTTGGGGTCGATGGCATAGTATTGGAAAAATTTAAGCAAGGAGTCATTTTGAGGGTCCTTGCGAACATATAAAAGGCAATTGTCATCCCAGTAGACCAGCGCCCATTTTCCGGATTTCCAGAGTGCCTGATAAAGTTTGATGTCATTTTTCGGCGAGATCAGGATTCCCTGAATATTATGGTGATCTAATAAGGGGATACAATGCCGGGGATCACCCCAGATCATTTTCCTGTAATCGGAATAAAGTTTTTCCCCGAAAGAGGGGAACCGGCCGTCAATAAAAATTTGGATCCTGCCATGTGTCATCCAACCGGTATAACCGCCCCAGATGTCATGGGTCAACAAACGTCCCTGGATCGGATGTTTCAGCAACCAGTCCAATCCCCGGGCAGGGTACATGTGGGTCATTTCCCCGAACCGGAAAGCGCGGCCTGTCAGTGCGGCAACACCGAGTAGTATTATGACAAGCGCACTCCCTGCCAGTAAGGCCCGGTTACGAAAAATGCCGGAGAGCTTTTGCATGGGAAACATGCGCTGCCAAAGAAACCGGAGATTGGCTGCCAAAGGCGGCATGGCGGCAATAAGAAAAAGCGGCATATTGCGATACGACTTTATGGCTAAATAAGAGAAAGCCGCCATGGGAATGAGGTCGACCAAACGTGTTTTACGGATGGCCGCCAATTGGCTGAACCAGACGGCTCCCAGGATAAAAAAGAAAAAAGGCTCCTGCGCAAATTTCGGCGGTGCCCACTCAGTAAGGAATTTCATGAAATCATGACTGCTGGTTGTCGTAATAACAAAATGATAGATGGAAAATCCAATCGGGTTGAGCGCGCCGGCCAGTAAAGTCACGCTTGATATCATGCCGATATGCAGCAGACGTTTGCGAAACTGCGGTTGACGGGTCCGCCAATAGTGGAAAAGGTCATCTAGAAATTGGGCACCTAAAAACCCGAAAATAACCACAAATCCCGGGTGACAATTCGCCCAGGGAATGGTGAGCAGCGGGATGATCCAAAGGCGCCGGGCAGATGCCTGTGTCTGTTCGGCCCGGGCATTCCGGTATTGGTCGAGTAAGATCAAGATGAAGGGCAGCAGCAGGTAGGTGATAACATAGGGGCGTTCAGGCATAATACGGTTCATGGGTGCCAAAACAGTCAGACCCAACAGCAGGGCGGTCAGACCCAGGTTTCGCCAGCGGGAATAAATCAGCCGGCCAAGAAAGAAAAGCGCCGCAGTCATGGCAATTGCTTTGAGGATGATTAAAAGGTTATACCCGCCGAGTTGATATGTCAGATAGATACCCGCACGGAACAGAACTTCAACCCGTTCCAGCGGTTTGTCCGGGATTGTATATCCAAAGGGTTCTTTATCTACCTGGAAGTGGTTTTCCACCCAAAAGCGGCCGTCGCGCAGGTGGATATAGACATCCGGGTCCCCCAAGGGATGGATGAGCAGGCCAATTGCCAGCAGCAGCAGGGAGATGACGAATATACGTGTTGGCCACGTAAGATTTTGGGGTTGAGGCACAGGCTCCAATGGTAATACTCCTAAACAATTTTTCCAGTTTAGCCAATACCATAGCAAATAATATCGTGCAATGCACCTGTATACTTGCAGGTGGGGGGGGGATGTTTCGGTCTTTAGATGTCGGCTTTAAGGGGAAAAAATATATATCCTGTGTAAGCATTCCCGGTAAGTATTAATTTTGTTCATTCGAAAATGAAAATCCGTATGATTCACAGTAAATGCTGTTTGACGAATAGTTGTGCTTATCTCTTTATATCGTATCTCGTATGAACAAAATTAATACTTACCGGGAATGCTTGTACCGGACTTGAATCCACTGCCATAGAATTAATCCGGTGTCGGCTGCTGTGAGTAACATGCTTAGGAAGAAAAGAGACAAAAAAAATATCGAATCGGTCGTGAATTATGCTATAAAAATAGGAGTTTTCAGTTGGAAATATGAATAAAATCATCCTAGGAGTAAATACATGCGAATATTAGTTGCCGGTGGTGCCGGTTTCATTGGATCTCATCTGTGCGAGCGTCTTTTACAGATGAAGCATGACGTGATTGCTTTGGATAATTTGAAAACCGGATCCATGGCAAATATCCGGGAAGCTCAAAAATCCAAGCGTTTCCAATTTATAAAAGGAGATGTCCGTACCCCGCTGCGGATTAAGGTTGATTATATTTTTAATTTGGCATCTTATGCCTCGCCGCCCTATTATCAAAAATGGTCGATTGAGACTCTGATGAGTAACGCGCTGGGCGGTTATCATTTGCTGGAGTTGGCCAGGCAGCAAAAAGCGAAATATCTTTTCGCCAGTACCTCCGAGATATACGGCGATCCGCTCAAACATCCCCAGCAAGAGACGGATTGGGGCAATGTGAACCCCAATGGTATTCGGGCATGCTACGATGAGGCTAAGCGTTTTGGTGAGGCCATTACAATGGAGTTTTATAGAAAGCATAAGTTAAATGCGCGGATTGTTCGGATATTCAATACCTACGGACCCCGGCTGCAAAAAGACGACGGCCGGGTGGTTTCTAATTTTATCAATCAGGCTTTGGCCGGGAAACCCCTGACGATTTACGGGGATGGAAAACAAACACGCAGCTTTTGTTTTGTTACTGATTTGGTCGATGGGATTGTTCGGGTGGCATTTAAACCGCGGACAAACGGTCAGGTATTCAATTTGGGAAATCCAAATGAGTTCACGATTGCTGAGGCTGCGGATATGGTTGAGGAGTTAATCGGGAAGTCCCTGACCACTATTAAAAAACCATTGCCGCAAGACGATCCGCGAAGACGGCGTCCGGATATTTCCAAGGCACACCGGATTTTGGGATGGGCACCGAAAATTCCGCTCCGTGAAGGTCTTATCAAAACAATCGAGTGGTATCGGCTGGAACGGAACAAAGGAAAAAACAAA includes:
- a CDS encoding sigma-70 family RNA polymerase sigma factor → MTREPHHHDSSLNLGQANDRKLIDQTLSGHNEAFDVLVTRYRDRIYSLAYHMLSNAEEAQDIAQEVFVRAYKNLSKFRHESSFYTWLYRIAVNIVYTQAKKASRRRELYDQAFKDLRMKPGKMPETPEGLAQLEELKEMILRAIRQLDPRFRQVLILKEIEGHDVSEVAKMLKLPQGTVKSRLYRAREDLRHIIQSWKAYSSEGTTE
- a CDS encoding zf-HC2 domain-containing protein; amino-acid sequence: MKCDKRQQKISRYVLQILSPKEMSELEAHLSRCPACWGQLEQEKAIQNAINGMGSVSAPDGFNQAVWRKINTPVYTPELKNRFKWLPVTAGAMALATAVFAVVAYRVFISPQVRPVESKTVVSLEKGTVQSADAVFCEGVAAKTIVGEKIEKKIKITKQFLPKEDVKIEVTAAEQIRIDSSTVVLTPGVPVAGSFVRGPAKDARTDQTGKPAFQRPEKLSHQPAGSIPASEPIRRSAASSGTPQIADSATLVSAIRHVRIYNNKIHSNRGEKVRLEFTMVLPGRVSAGVFSKEGRLVKDLMDRQLASGEQHLEWDGTDRHGQKSASGIYILVLSGDIETRRFKLVVVK
- a CDS encoding tetratricopeptide repeat protein, whose product is MEPVPQPQNLTWPTRIFVISLLLLAIGLLIHPLGDPDVYIHLRDGRFWVENHFQVDKEPFGYTIPDKPLERVEVLFRAGIYLTYQLGGYNLLIILKAIAMTAALFFLGRLIYSRWRNLGLTALLLGLTVLAPMNRIMPERPYVITYLLLPFILILLDQYRNARAEQTQASARRLWIIPLLTIPWANCHPGFVVIFGFLGAQFLDDLFHYWRTRQPQFRKRLLHIGMISSVTLLAGALNPIGFSIYHFVITTTSSHDFMKFLTEWAPPKFAQEPFFFFILGAVWFSQLAAIRKTRLVDLIPMAAFSYLAIKSYRNMPLFLIAAMPPLAANLRFLWQRMFPMQKLSGIFRNRALLAGSALVIILLGVAALTGRAFRFGEMTHMYPARGLDWLLKHPIQGRLLTHDIWGGYTGWMTHGRIQIFIDGRFPSFGEKLYSDYRKMIWGDPRHCIPLLDHHNIQGILISPKNDIKLYQALWKSGKWALVYWDDNCLLYVRKDPQNDSLLKFFQYYAIDPKKSPYFNPARPVLALQEAKRAAEITSQAFLPRFFMGELYLKTNDPKLAEQAFQAVIDRAPNHSGAWYNLGVLALQNKQYQNAEQMFRKALKHFPRGRNKMFARTAYMLAETIKSDPHRRREAYQWAQKALKAWPAWMDAIQLIHELK
- a CDS encoding SDR family oxidoreductase, whose amino-acid sequence is MRILVAGGAGFIGSHLCERLLQMKHDVIALDNLKTGSMANIREAQKSKRFQFIKGDVRTPLRIKVDYIFNLASYASPPYYQKWSIETLMSNALGGYHLLELARQQKAKYLFASTSEIYGDPLKHPQQETDWGNVNPNGIRACYDEAKRFGEAITMEFYRKHKLNARIVRIFNTYGPRLQKDDGRVVSNFINQALAGKPLTIYGDGKQTRSFCFVTDLVDGIVRVAFKPRTNGQVFNLGNPNEFTIAEAADMVEELIGKSLTTIKKPLPQDDPRRRRPDISKAHRILGWAPKIPLREGLIKTIEWYRLERNKGKNKKRSSK